In a single window of the Arachis hypogaea cultivar Tifrunner chromosome 6, arahy.Tifrunner.gnm2.J5K5, whole genome shotgun sequence genome:
- the LOC112695797 gene encoding NADH dehydrogenase [ubiquinone] iron-sulfur protein 5-B — translation MASGWGINGNKGRCYDFWIDFSECMSRCREPKDCELLREDYLECLHHSKEFRRRNRIYKEEQRKIRAAARKDKEDEAVKGHH, via the exons ATGGCGTCAGGATGGGGAATCAATGGGAACAAAGGTCGTTGCTATGATTTCTGGATTGACTTCAGCGAATGCATGTCTCGCTGCCGTGAGCCCAAGGACTGCGAGCTCCTCCGCGAGGATTACCTCGAGTGCCTCCATCACTCCAAAGag TTTCGACGAAGAAACAGAATTTACAAGGAAGAACAGCGCAAAATAAGAGCTGCTGCTAGGAAAGATAAGGAGGATGAGGCTGTTAAAGGACATCATTAG
- the LOC112695795 gene encoding serine/arginine-rich splicing factor SR34B produces MSRRGSRTVYVGNLPGDIREREVEDLFSKYGHITHIDLKVPPRPPGYAFVEFEDYQDAEDAIRGRDGYDFDGHRLRVEPAHGGRGHSSSRDRYSSHSNGRGGRGVSRRSEYRVLVTGLPSSASWQDLKDHMRKAGDVCFSQVFHDGRGTTGIVDYTNYDDMKYAIKKLDDSEFRNAFSRGYVRVREYDSRRDSSRSPSRGPSHSRGRSYSRSRSRSRSYSRGRSPSKSPKGKSSPRSPAKSPPRSASRSRSRSRSRSLSGSRSRSRSPLPVRNKSPKRRSASRSPSRSRSRSKSLSR; encoded by the exons ATGAGTAGGCGTGGGAGCAGAACAGTCTACGTTGGCAACCTCCCTGGTGATATTCGTGAAAGAGAAGTAGAAGATTTGTTTTCAAAG TATGGACATATAACTCACATTGATCTCAAGGTTCCGCCAAGGCCTCCTGGCTATGCATTTGTGGAG TTTGAAGACTATCAAGATGCTGAGGACGCGATTCGAGGGCGTGATGGATATGATTTTGATGGCCACCGCTTGCGG GTGGAGCCTGCACATGGAGGGCGTGGTCATTCATCTTCAAGAGATCGATATAGTAGTCACAGCAACGGTCGAGGTGGACGTGGGGTATCTAGGCGCTCGGAATATCGTG TTCTGGTCACTGGATTGCCCTCTTCTGCTTCATGGCAGGATCTTAAA GATCACATGCGAAAGGCCGGGGATGTTTGCTTTTCCCAAGTTTTCCATGATGGAAGAG GAACTACTGGGATTGTGGATTACACAAACTATGATGACATGAAATATGCT ATCAAGAAGCTTGACGACTCTGAGTTTCGGAATGCATTTTCCAGGGGCTATGTTCGG GTGAGGGAATATGATTCAAGGCGGGATTCCTCTAGAAGTCCTAGTCGTGGCCCATCTCATTCTAGAGGAAGAAGCTATAGCCGCAGCCGCAGCCGCAGTCGTAGCTACAGTCGGGGCCGGAGCCCAAG CAAATCTCCAAAGGGGAAGTCTTCACCACGGTCACCAGCTAAATCTCCACCAAGATCTGCTTCCCGTTCTCGTTCAAGATCAAGGTCTCGTTCTTTATCAGG ATCACGATCAAGGTCTAGGTCTCCATTGCCTGTG CGTAATAAAAGCCCAAAAAGACGCAGTGCTAGCAGGAGTCCAAGTAGAAGCAGGAGCAGGAGCAAGAGTTTGTCCCG GTGA